In Erigeron canadensis isolate Cc75 chromosome 1, C_canadensis_v1, whole genome shotgun sequence, a single window of DNA contains:
- the LOC122584755 gene encoding uncharacterized protein LOC122584755 yields the protein MKSIFMRVLFCKIHCPSFICFCKPSTASHLYNSGPLKLENPTNAPRVVSVQSDQDNINHDADVVEEIIEVKEKEILEDGKQNLEIENVVLRSCMKNKGDLQSVDRKKVQWIDNFGKELVDIKEFESSETGDTDNEDDNSACFCTIL from the exons ATGAAGAGTATTTTCATGAGGGTTTTGTTCTGCAAGATCCATTGTCCTTCATTCATATGTTTCTGCAAACCATCAACTGCTTCTCATCTTTACAATTCCGGTCCTTTGAAATTGGAAAATCCCACAAATGCCCCTCGTGTTGTAAGTGTGCAATCTGATCAAGATAATATAAATCATGATGCTGATGTTGTTGAAGAAATCATTGAAGTTAAAGAGAAAGAGATTTTAGAAGATGGAAAACAGAATTTAGAGATTGAGAATGTTGTTCTTAGAAGTTGTATGAAGAATAAAGGAGATTTGCAATCTGTTGATAGAAAGAAAGTCCAATGGATTGATAATTTTGGCAAAGAACTTGTTGATATCAAAGAGTTTGAATCCAG TGAAACAGGAGATACGGACAACGAAGATGATAATAGCGCTTGCTTTTGCACGATTCTTTAA